One Leucoraja erinacea ecotype New England unplaced genomic scaffold, Leri_hhj_1 Leri_915S, whole genome shotgun sequence DNA segment encodes these proteins:
- the LOC129695029 gene encoding LOW QUALITY PROTEIN: zinc finger protein 664-like (The sequence of the model RefSeq protein was modified relative to this genomic sequence to represent the inferred CDS: deleted 1 base in 1 codon), with protein MTGHHKEKRYECDVCGKVWQRPSQLEVHRRVHTGERPFNCSECDKTFKTTSDLNVHRQVHTGEEPHGCSTCGKSFTQLSGLRDHLRVHSSERPFTCSDCGKGFKSSKDLKMHWRVHTGERPFTCSDCGKSFTQSSNLLVHQRTHTGERPYTCAQCGKGFTHSGNLLQHQHTHTGERPYTCTQCGKGFTDSSNLLKHQRIHTGERPYTCAQCGKGFTHSSNLLKHQRIHTGERPYTCAQCGKGFTQSSSLLMHQRVHAGNRPVPSPVVEKALPWPPTPCLTSTCTPVASPTTARTVVSRLTARGGCGSTGGPTPASSCSHCDKRAWGLREHQRIHTGERPFVCAECGKGFTRMSSLWQHRRTHSGERPFPCPSCGKGFTRLDHLLEHRRVHTGQRPFTCPLCGKAFARSSSLLAHRHVDR; from the exons atgacggggcaccacaaggagaagcgttatgagtgcgacgtgtgtggcaaggtctGGCAGAGACCGAGCCAGTTGGAggtccaccggcgggtgcacacaggAGAACGCCCCTTCAACTGCTCAGAGTGTGACAAGACTTTCAAGACGACGAGTGACCTGAATGTCCATCGGCAAGTGCACACGGGCGAGGAGCCCCATGGCTGCTCCACatgcggcaagagctttacccAGTTGTCGGGGCTGCGCGACCACctgcgggtgcacagcagtgagcggcccttcacctgctccgactgcggcaaaggcttcaagtcgtccaagGACCTGAAGATGCACTGGCGGGTGCATACTggggagcggcccttcacctgcagcgactgtggcaagagcttcacccaatccagcaacctgctggtgcaccagcgcacccacaccggcgagcgcccctacacctgcgcccagtgcggcaagggtttcacccactCCGGCAACCTGCTGCAGCACCAGCACAcgcacaccggcgagcgcccctacacctgcacccagtgcggcaagggtttcaccgactccagcaacctgctgaagcaccagcgcatccacaccggcgagcgcccctacacctgtgcccagtgcggcaagggtttcacccactccagcaacctgctgaagcaccagcgcatccacaccggcgagcgcccctacacctgtgcccagtgcggcaagggtttcacccagtccagcagcctgctgatgcaccagcgggtgcacgccggcaaccgtcccgtccccagcccggtg gtggagaaagctttgccatggcctcccacgccctgtctcaccagcacgtgcacaccagtggccagccctacgactgcccgtactgtggtgagtcgtttgacagctcgcgggggttgcggcagcaccggcgggcccacgccggcgagcagctgctcccactgtgacaagagagcatgggggctgcgggagcaccagcggatacacaccggagagagaccctttgtgtgcgctgagtgtggcaagggtttcacccgcatgtccagcctgtggcagcaccggcgtacccacagcggtgagcgtcccttcccctgcccgtcctgtggtaagggcttcacccgccttgaccacctgctggagcaccggcgagtccacaccggccagcgccccttcacctgcccgctctgtggcaaggcctttgcccgctcctccagcctgctggcacaccgccacgtggatagatag